The stretch of DNA CGACCGTGACGTGTTCCGCTACGCGGGCCACTCGTACGACCGCAGCGAAGTCACCGAGGACCTGTCGCGGCGGTTCACCCGTCACAAGGTCGCTGACGAAACGCTCGAGCACCTGCGTGACATGCAGCAGGCCCGCAAGGCCAACCTCGATGCGGCTCGCCAAAAGCTGACGGCCATGATCGCCGCCCAGAAGGAACTGGAAACCGACATCATGAATCTCGAAGCCAAGCGGCAGCTGGTCGAAGTCGCCCAGGCGTCGAGCGATGTGGTCGCCCTCGACGAGAGCCAGCTGTCCCGAGCCAAGGGCCTGATCGCCGACATCCGCTCGCGGCTCGACGTGGCCTCGAAGCTCGCCAACGCCGACACGACGTTCCCCGGCGAGATCCAGCTCGATCCGGCCGAGTCCGAGGACGTGCAGCAGCAAGTCGCCGCGTACTTCGACCTCGAGTCGGACAACGCGATGGTCTCCGCCAAGAAGGACGGCAAGGTGGCCGCGATCTCGGCGACGATTCAGTTGGACTGAGCCGTCTGAACGACTGTGGGAGGGGTCTCCAGACGCCGATTACGGCATCCAATTCGCTACGGCATGGATCGCGTAATCGGGGTCTGGAGACCCCTCCCACAGTTTACTTTCTTCCTCTCCCTCACCCCCTCGCTCCGCGTACCATGCCCCTGGCGCCCGACGAAACGCCGACCCAATGGTATGCCGGCCCCTCCGCCCGGCCGTCCAGCAGCGTGGCGGCGATCTCCTTGCGACTCCGTGACACGACCCGCGCCGGTGGCGCCCCCGAGGACCAGACCGTGAAGGGCTTTCCGTCTGGCCAACCGTCCGACGCTTCCCGCCGAGACCAGCAGATGCTCTGGGTCGATGGCGTCGGCGGCTATCTGGTGACGCTCGCCGAGCAGCTGGTGATCGGCCAGCCCGGCGTTGGCTCGAGCGACGGGCCCGACCTGCCGATTCTTGCCGACCTCTCCCGCCGACACGCCCGCCTCGCCCGCACCGGCGGCCGCTACGTGCTGACCCCCTACGGCCCCGCCAATCTGAACGGCAAGAAGCTCGATGGCCCGGCGGTCGTCGAAGACGGCGCCGTCATCGAACTGGGCTCGGTCGCCCTCCGGTTACGAAGACCGCACGCCCTCAGCGCCTCGGCGATCCTGACCATCGAGAGCGGCCACCGCAGCGTGCCGGCTGCGGACGCCATCCTGCTAATGGCGGAGAGTTGCGTCCTGGGCCCGAAGCCGCACAGCCACATCCGCTGCCCCGATTGGCGCGACGAGGCGATCCTGTTCCGCGGCCCCGGGGGGCTCGTGTGCCGTTCCAGCGGCGCCCTGGTGGTCGATGGCCGACCAGCGGACGGCGCCGTCCCCGTTTCGCCCGGCCACCGGATTGAGGGGCAAGATTTCGCGCTGAGCGTCGAACCTGTTCAGGAGGCTTGAGGCGTGAGGAGTCAGGCCTGAGGAAGAAGGCCAAGAAACCAACCCTCACCCCTCAAGCCTCACGCCTCACCGGCTAAACTAAATGTTCCCCCCCACCCTTCTCCGCCGCCGGCCCGCCATGCAGCCCGACGCCTCGCCCGCCGCTGACGACAAAGTCGAGAATGCGGCTGTCGATGGCGGCAGTGACGGCAGCCGCGGGCGCCGCGCCATCAAGTTCCAGTACGCCACCGGCGACACGCCGCTCGACGGCTACACCATTAAACGCGGCGTCGGCCGCGGCGGCTTTGGCGAGGTCTACTTCGCCACCAGCGACGCCGGCAAGGAGGTCGCTCTCAAGCTCATCCGCCGCAACCTCGATGTCGAGCTGCGTGGCGTTCGCCAGTGCCTTAACCTTAAGCACCCCAACCTCGTCGCGCTGTACGACCTCCGAACCGACTCGGTCGATGACCAGTGGGTCGTCATGGAGTACGTCGCCGGTGAGTCGCTCGAAGACGCCGTCAACCGCTGCCCCGACGGCATGCCGATCGAGGAAGCGATCTCCTGGCTGCGTGGCATCGCCGCGGGCGTCGGCTATCTGCATCAGAGCGGCATCGTCCACCGCGACCTCAAGCCCGCCAACGTCTACCTCGAACGCGGCGCCGGCTCGATCGAGTCGCGCGTCAAGATCGGCGACTACGGCCTCTCCAAGTTCATCGCCACCAGCCGCCGCAGCGGGCAGACCGAATCGGTCGGCACCGTCCACTACATGGCGCCCGAGATCGCCGGCGGCCGCTACGGTCGTGAGATCGACACCTACGCCCTCGGCGTGATGTTCTACGAGATGCTCACCGGCCGCGTGCCGTTCGAGGGCGAGAGCGTCGGCGAAGTGCTGATGAAGCACCTCACCGCCGAGCCCGACCTGACGCGCGTCGGCGAGCCCTACCGCACGATCGTGGCGCGAGCGCTAGCGAAGGACCCCGAGTTGCGGTTGTCGAGCGTCGAAGAGATGCTCGCGCTGCTGCCCGGCAACGAGTCGAACGCCCCCGCCAACGTCGCCCCGCCGCAAGCGAAGGGCGGGTTCAATGTCTTGAGCGACGACGTGATCTACGGGCCCATTCGGCATTGGGCGCCCGTTTCGACACCGCCGCACACGCACTACCCCACGCCGCAGCGTGAACCGCTCTGGCAAGCGCTCGTGGACGAGTCACACCGACTGCGTCATTGGTGGCAGGGGCTACCGATCCCGCCGCTCGGCAAGGCGCTGATCCTGTTCGGCATCGTGACGATGCTCGTCTTCTCCGGCGCGGCGATCGCGATCCCGGCGTTCGTGCTGCCGTTCTACTTGGTGTACTACGTCGTCTGGTCGGCGTTCCTCAAAGGGACGGAGACGGCTCCCGCACCCGAGGTCGAAACCCACACCGCCCACTACGATCGACCGCGGAAACCCTCCGCCCCACGACGCACGCGCTACAACTGGCGCCGCGCGGCAATGCGCGAGCGGTCCGCGCGGCCGCTGCGTGAGAAGGCTGCGACGCTGACGGGCTCGATGCTCGTGTCGGCGCTGGTGGCGATCGTCGCGTCGGCGCTTGCGGCGCCGCTCCTGGCGAGTGGGACCGGCGTCGATCCCACCGTAACCGCGGTGTGGCTCGCCGCCGTCGCGACCCTCGGCTCGTGGGGCGTCCTCGCCGTCAGCGCCTTCGGCGAAGCACAGCGCGACGCTCACCCGCCCCGCCGATTGATGAATCTTGCGCTCGGCCTTGTCGTTGGCCTCGCCGCCGCGGGCGCCGCCGAAGTGCTGGGCAATCGGTTGCCAGCCTGGAGCGACGCAACGCTGGCGCCTCACAAGTGTCTGATCCAAGAGATCGTTCTCGATTCTTTCGGCTTCAAGCCCTTCAATGCGATCACCATCTCTGACAACACCGCGACGCTGCCAATGGCGGTTGCTGCGATCTATTTCGGCGCTGTCTTCCTCCTCGTCCGTTGGTGGCGATCGGCAGAGTACGTCCGTCAATATCGCTGGAGCGTCTGGTCGATCGGCGCGGTAGTGATCGCCGCGTGGGCGCTGTCGGCAGTCGCCTGGTTCCCGCAACCCCTGGGGATGGTGCTGGTGGGCGTGATCGCCCTAGCGACCCAAGTCGCCAGCCCCTGGTGCCCCCCCAGCCGCCGAGCCGCGTTGGCTCGTGGCGGCATGAGCATGGAGGTTTAGAGATATGGCGACGACATCGATTTCTGTATTGGGGCTACTTGTCCTGCTTGTTGTCATCGGCTTGCCATTGCTCGTGGTGCTCGGTTTGACGTACATCGCGATTACGCGCAAGAACTGGAGCGGCTTAGCACTGCTCGCAATGATGTTTGGCGGGCTGATCGGAGCTGTGCTGTTGTGGGGATATTCCTCTCACCATGTTTCGAGGACGGAAGCGGCAGTTGTGAGGGCCGAAGCTGAGGCAAGGACGAAATCTCTGCGCGAGCTGGCGCGACAGATTGCAATGCAAGAAAAGCAAACGGCTTCGACTCAAGAATCTAGCCGGGAGCGACTGCCATGGGAGACTACGGCCGAAGTCGCCAGCGACGAAGAGCTTGCAGCGGTCGCGTCCGCACAGCCGAAGATTAA from Botrimarina mediterranea encodes:
- a CDS encoding FHA domain-containing protein, translating into MPLAPDETPTQWYAGPSARPSSSVAAISLRLRDTTRAGGAPEDQTVKGFPSGQPSDASRRDQQMLWVDGVGGYLVTLAEQLVIGQPGVGSSDGPDLPILADLSRRHARLARTGGRYVLTPYGPANLNGKKLDGPAVVEDGAVIELGSVALRLRRPHALSASAILTIESGHRSVPAADAILLMAESCVLGPKPHSHIRCPDWRDEAILFRGPGGLVCRSSGALVVDGRPADGAVPVSPGHRIEGQDFALSVEPVQEA
- a CDS encoding serine/threonine-protein kinase; this translates as MFPPTLLRRRPAMQPDASPAADDKVENAAVDGGSDGSRGRRAIKFQYATGDTPLDGYTIKRGVGRGGFGEVYFATSDAGKEVALKLIRRNLDVELRGVRQCLNLKHPNLVALYDLRTDSVDDQWVVMEYVAGESLEDAVNRCPDGMPIEEAISWLRGIAAGVGYLHQSGIVHRDLKPANVYLERGAGSIESRVKIGDYGLSKFIATSRRSGQTESVGTVHYMAPEIAGGRYGREIDTYALGVMFYEMLTGRVPFEGESVGEVLMKHLTAEPDLTRVGEPYRTIVARALAKDPELRLSSVEEMLALLPGNESNAPANVAPPQAKGGFNVLSDDVIYGPIRHWAPVSTPPHTHYPTPQREPLWQALVDESHRLRHWWQGLPIPPLGKALILFGIVTMLVFSGAAIAIPAFVLPFYLVYYVVWSAFLKGTETAPAPEVETHTAHYDRPRKPSAPRRTRYNWRRAAMRERSARPLREKAATLTGSMLVSALVAIVASALAAPLLASGTGVDPTVTAVWLAAVATLGSWGVLAVSAFGEAQRDAHPPRRLMNLALGLVVGLAAAGAAEVLGNRLPAWSDATLAPHKCLIQEIVLDSFGFKPFNAITISDNTATLPMAVAAIYFGAVFLLVRWWRSAEYVRQYRWSVWSIGAVVIAAWALSAVAWFPQPLGMVLVGVIALATQVASPWCPPSRRAALARGGMSMEV